The following proteins are co-located in the Aquipuribacter sp. SD81 genome:
- a CDS encoding type IV toxin-antitoxin system AbiEi family antitoxin domain-containing protein: protein MSPPTPSRGPDGTVADLAGRQGGVLTVAQLRAAGVGAAELRLRVRRGDYRRVRRGVLLVDRRLSPSDPHVAAAAVLLTVPDAVVAGASAARAWGLRCVPVRPLEVIVPSGRGLLARPDLVPHEWPLGEDEVTRWGHLPVTRPDRSVLDVVLTVDRLEALALLDEALRAGLLSVDEVRALRPRARRRNRSGHLADLFDLADPRAESALESRVRLRCVEGGLVPHALQLEVRDGAWLARVDLAFERPDGSLLLVEADGAAVHGSVEALHRDRARANHLLALGHSVLRFTWADTLDPATIPDAVRAALRPARRAG from the coding sequence ATGTCGCCACCGACCCCGAGCCGCGGCCCCGACGGCACCGTGGCCGACCTGGCCGGGCGTCAGGGTGGCGTCCTGACGGTCGCGCAGCTGCGGGCGGCCGGGGTCGGGGCGGCCGAGCTGCGCCTACGGGTCCGCAGGGGCGACTACCGACGCGTGCGCCGCGGCGTCCTGCTCGTGGATCGCCGGCTGTCGCCCTCGGACCCTCACGTCGCGGCGGCTGCCGTCCTGCTCACCGTGCCGGACGCCGTCGTGGCCGGGGCCAGCGCGGCTCGCGCCTGGGGTCTGCGCTGCGTGCCGGTTCGGCCGCTGGAGGTCATCGTGCCGTCAGGTCGTGGCCTGCTCGCGCGGCCGGACCTGGTCCCGCACGAGTGGCCGCTGGGTGAGGACGAGGTCACCCGGTGGGGCCACCTGCCGGTGACGCGGCCTGATCGCAGCGTCCTCGACGTCGTCCTGACGGTCGACCGGCTCGAGGCGCTCGCGCTGCTGGACGAGGCGCTGCGCGCAGGACTGCTCAGCGTCGACGAGGTGCGCGCGCTGCGGCCCCGGGCGCGTCGGCGGAACCGGAGCGGGCACCTGGCCGACCTGTTCGACCTCGCCGACCCCCGCGCCGAGTCGGCGCTGGAGAGCCGCGTCCGGCTGCGTTGCGTGGAGGGGGGCCTGGTGCCCCACGCGTTGCAGCTCGAGGTCCGTGACGGAGCGTGGCTCGCCCGGGTCGACCTCGCCTTCGAGCGCCCGGACGGCTCGCTGCTTCTCGTCGAGGCCGATGGTGCAGCCGTGCACGGGTCGGTCGAGGCGCTGCACCGCGACCGCGCCCGTGCCAACCACCTGCTCGCCCTCGGGCACTCCGTGCTGCGCTTCACCTGGGCGGACACGCTCGACCCGGCCACCATCCCCGACGCCGTCCGGGCGGCGCTCCGCCCCGCGCGCCGCGCCGGCTGA
- a CDS encoding baeRF2 domain-containing protein, whose amino-acid sequence MDLYATPEDTVHLGWLNETVTTDGPVATVHVDVTRTDPQGGHTTELHWQAVRDRLGEQGAPEPVIDAVHERVTAATGAAGELGRHLVVDVDRPDEPLLDLLVEQRPTQDEATFGAVPSLTPLLRALDSAVPYLLVEADHSGADVTVVDFLGRTVRTDDVEGGHDVLHKVRGGAWSHRRMQQRVEDSFERNADAVVERVRRLAEAHAPDVVLLTGDPHACGLVRDALDSGPLGERLRWLRAGGRADGVDRDALEAEVAEALREVRLARMADVVARFEAARGQDRLAAAGLAGVVGAVQRAAVDTLLVDADALGEAVLATDATQPTLVGTTEQEVSDLGGEQPLTAPALDVLVRACVAQDASLELVDGVSGVLDGGVGALLRFDVRPATPTAGD is encoded by the coding sequence ATGGACCTGTACGCGACACCGGAGGACACCGTGCACCTCGGCTGGCTGAACGAGACCGTGACGACCGACGGGCCCGTGGCGACCGTCCACGTCGACGTCACCCGCACCGACCCGCAGGGCGGTCACACCACGGAGCTGCACTGGCAGGCCGTGCGGGACCGCCTCGGTGAGCAGGGCGCGCCCGAGCCCGTCATCGACGCCGTCCACGAACGCGTCACCGCGGCCACCGGCGCGGCGGGCGAGCTGGGCCGGCACCTCGTCGTCGACGTCGACCGACCGGACGAGCCGCTCCTCGACCTGCTCGTCGAGCAGCGCCCGACGCAGGACGAGGCGACCTTCGGCGCGGTGCCGTCGCTGACGCCGCTCCTGCGCGCCCTGGACTCCGCCGTGCCGTACCTGCTCGTGGAGGCCGACCACAGCGGGGCCGACGTCACCGTCGTGGACTTCCTCGGCCGGACGGTGCGCACCGACGACGTCGAGGGCGGGCACGACGTGCTGCACAAGGTGCGCGGCGGGGCGTGGTCGCACCGGCGCATGCAGCAGCGGGTCGAGGACTCCTTCGAGCGCAACGCCGACGCGGTGGTCGAGCGGGTGCGGCGCCTCGCCGAGGCGCACGCGCCCGACGTCGTGCTGCTCACCGGGGACCCGCACGCGTGCGGCCTCGTGCGCGACGCGCTGGACTCCGGCCCGCTCGGGGAGCGGCTGCGCTGGCTCCGGGCCGGCGGCCGCGCCGACGGCGTGGACCGTGACGCGCTCGAGGCCGAGGTGGCCGAGGCGCTGCGCGAGGTGCGGCTGGCCCGCATGGCCGACGTCGTCGCGCGCTTCGAGGCGGCCCGTGGGCAGGACCGCCTCGCGGCGGCCGGCCTGGCCGGGGTCGTCGGCGCGGTGCAGCGCGCGGCGGTCGACACCCTCCTCGTCGACGCGGACGCGCTGGGCGAGGCGGTCCTCGCCACCGACGCGACGCAGCCGACGCTCGTGGGGACCACGGAGCAGGAGGTCAGCGACCTCGGCGGCGAGCAGCCGCTGACCGCGCCCGCGCTCGACGTGCTCGTGCGCGCCTGCGTCGCGCAGGACGCCTCGCTCGAGCTGGTCGACGGGGTCTCGGGCGTGCTCGACGGCGGGGTCGGGGCGCTGCTGCGCTTCGACGTGCGCCCCGCGACGCCCACCGCCGGGGACTGA
- a CDS encoding Na+/H+ antiporter subunit E translates to MSGPAGAHLARAGRLLRFAGWFLGELTRANVQVTWDVLTPTSRLEPGVVALPLRCRTDLEVALLSGLVTLTPGTLTLAVREPAAEGGGTMWVHGMYSPDADAFRRELDDLQRRMLRAMRLEGAEDLDNPESPESPEGPEGAGGSAAVTT, encoded by the coding sequence GTGAGCGGGCCCGCGGGCGCGCACCTCGCCCGCGCCGGTCGGCTCCTGCGGTTCGCCGGCTGGTTCCTCGGCGAGCTCACGCGGGCCAACGTGCAGGTGACGTGGGACGTCCTCACCCCCACCAGCCGCCTCGAACCCGGCGTGGTGGCCCTGCCGCTGCGCTGCCGCACCGACCTGGAGGTCGCCCTGCTGTCCGGTCTCGTCACGCTCACCCCCGGCACCCTCACGCTCGCGGTGCGCGAGCCCGCGGCCGAGGGCGGCGGCACCATGTGGGTCCACGGCATGTACTCACCGGACGCCGACGCCTTCCGGCGCGAGCTCGACGACCTGCAGCGGCGCATGCTGCGGGCGATGCGGCTCGAGGGTGCCGAGGACCTCGACAACCCCGAGAGCCCCGAGAGCCCCGAGGGCCCCGAGGGCGCCGGCGGGTCGGCGGCGGTGACGACGTGA
- a CDS encoding monovalent cation/H+ antiporter subunit D family protein: MGAEELDGMHAALATALPLLLAVPLLAAGLAVLVRSTTARRAVGLATAGLVLAYAAALLWATADGTVLAEQVSGWPAGVSISFAADTFSALMVAVAALLVLVGSWYAVRAGDDRDPYFVPLVLVMSGGAYGAFATADLFNLFVMVEVALIPSYVLLTRSGRPGAVAAGRVYLTINLLVSTVLLAGIALLYGVTGTVNLGQLAGAAAGSTAAEVATGVVLVALAGKAALVPVHSWLPRSYPYASTAVSAILSGLLTKIGVYGLFRVYSVVLDGDPRWAVVAQVVLVATMTVGVLGALGETSVRGVLTFHMVSQVGYILLGLGFFGVAGIAAGVFYLVHHIIVKAALFLVVGAVEETRGTGALSRLGGVARTEPLLALAFLAAALSLTGIPPFSGFVAKYALIRGAVEEGALVAAGAALVVSLLTLLSMLKLWNGVFWGEDPDRGHRQRSDTGQGSPSPATGGSGDGTSPTTHPAGTATREDASPQPHPRIPLGLVLPGVVLAACSLAIGVGAQGLLSLSTTAAENLVDTARYVTAVTGETPDPTETAP; this comes from the coding sequence GTGGGCGCTGAGGAGCTGGACGGGATGCATGCGGCCCTCGCGACGGCGCTGCCGCTGCTGCTCGCCGTACCCCTGCTCGCCGCGGGTCTCGCGGTCCTCGTACGGTCCACGACCGCGCGGCGCGCCGTCGGCCTGGCGACGGCCGGACTCGTGCTCGCCTACGCCGCGGCCCTGCTGTGGGCGACGGCGGACGGCACCGTCCTCGCCGAGCAGGTGTCGGGCTGGCCCGCCGGGGTGTCGATCTCGTTCGCCGCCGACACGTTCAGCGCGCTCATGGTCGCGGTGGCGGCGCTGCTGGTGCTCGTCGGCTCCTGGTACGCCGTCCGCGCCGGCGACGACCGGGACCCGTACTTCGTGCCGCTCGTGCTCGTGATGTCGGGCGGGGCCTACGGCGCGTTCGCGACCGCCGACCTGTTCAACCTCTTCGTCATGGTCGAGGTCGCTCTCATCCCGTCCTACGTGCTGCTCACCCGGTCCGGACGGCCCGGCGCGGTCGCGGCCGGCCGGGTGTACCTCACGATCAACCTGCTGGTGTCGACGGTCCTGCTCGCGGGCATCGCGCTGCTGTACGGCGTGACGGGCACGGTCAACCTCGGGCAGCTGGCGGGCGCGGCGGCGGGGAGCACGGCCGCGGAGGTCGCGACCGGCGTCGTGCTCGTCGCGCTCGCCGGCAAGGCCGCGCTCGTGCCGGTCCACAGCTGGCTGCCGCGCTCCTACCCGTACGCCTCGACCGCGGTGAGCGCGATCCTGTCGGGGCTGCTCACCAAGATCGGCGTCTACGGCCTGTTCCGCGTGTACTCCGTCGTCCTGGACGGCGACCCGCGCTGGGCCGTCGTCGCGCAGGTCGTGCTCGTCGCGACCATGACGGTGGGGGTGCTCGGCGCGCTCGGCGAGACCTCGGTCCGGGGGGTGCTGACCTTCCACATGGTGAGCCAGGTCGGCTACATCCTGCTCGGGCTCGGCTTCTTCGGGGTCGCAGGCATCGCGGCCGGGGTCTTCTACCTCGTCCACCACATCATCGTGAAGGCCGCTCTCTTCCTCGTGGTCGGGGCGGTGGAGGAGACCCGCGGGACCGGCGCCCTCTCCCGGCTCGGCGGGGTGGCGCGCACGGAGCCGCTGCTCGCGCTCGCGTTCCTCGCCGCCGCGCTGTCCCTCACCGGCATCCCGCCGTTCTCCGGCTTCGTCGCGAAGTACGCGCTCATCCGGGGCGCGGTCGAGGAGGGCGCGCTCGTGGCGGCCGGCGCCGCCCTCGTCGTCAGCCTCCTCACGCTGCTGTCGATGCTCAAGCTGTGGAACGGGGTCTTCTGGGGCGAGGACCCCGATCGCGGGCATCGGCAGCGGTCGGACACCGGGCAGGGGTCGCCGTCGCCCGCGACCGGCGGGTCCGGCGACGGCACGAGCCCCACCACCCACCCGGCGGGCACCGCGACCCGCGAGGACGCGAGCCCGCAGCCGCACCCCCGCATCCCCCTCGGGCTCGTCCTGCCGGGCGTGGTCCTCGCGGCCTGCAGCCTCGCCATCGGCGTCGGCGCGCAGGGGCTGCTCAGCCTGTCGACCACCGCGGCGGAGAACCTCGTCGACACCGCCCGCTACGTGACGGCCGTGACGGGCGAGACGCCCGACCCGACGGAGACGGCCCCGTGA
- a CDS encoding dihydrolipoyl dehydrogenase family protein produces the protein MSTPDPDRPYDVLVIGAGPAGTAAAVRAAELGARVAVVEGRRTGGTCVNTGCVPTRVLAKTARFLREIRTAGAYGIDVADYSVSWPRTVAKVREVVDKVHDAKADPERLARAGAELFLEGRARFVDPHTVELADSGRRLRADQVVLCVGGRSRRLPVPGAGLAHVPEQVLDLPDVPRRVAVVGAGNTGAQLVTVFSAFGAEVSLLDVAPDILPGQDASIAEVVRASFDADGVDVRTGIETVTGLERHEDGIRLGWRDRDGENSRAVDVVVMSTGWPADTEGLGLDAAGVETDGSAVPVDEYLRTNVEHVYAAGDANQQAMLVQAAHVEAEAAARNAVLGPTARAPHHLMPSGGFTDPDYAGVGLTEQAARERDREVVVATVRYADVERPIIDDREEGFLKLVADRRREVLLGAHAAGEAAVEVIQSVTTAMAAGADVATLTRVEFAYPTYSAVIGEAARALLARP, from the coding sequence ATGAGCACCCCCGACCCCGACCGTCCCTACGACGTCCTCGTCATCGGCGCCGGGCCCGCCGGCACGGCCGCGGCGGTGCGGGCCGCCGAGCTCGGCGCGCGCGTCGCCGTGGTCGAGGGCAGGCGGACCGGGGGCACGTGCGTCAACACCGGGTGCGTGCCGACGCGCGTCCTGGCCAAGACGGCCCGCTTCCTGCGCGAGATCCGCACCGCGGGCGCGTACGGCATCGACGTGGCGGACTACTCGGTGAGCTGGCCGCGCACGGTGGCGAAGGTGCGCGAGGTCGTCGACAAGGTGCACGACGCGAAGGCGGACCCCGAGCGCCTGGCGCGCGCGGGGGCCGAGCTGTTCCTCGAGGGCCGCGCGCGCTTCGTCGACCCGCACACGGTCGAGCTCGCCGACAGCGGGCGCCGGCTCCGCGCGGACCAGGTCGTGCTGTGCGTGGGTGGCCGCTCGCGCCGCCTGCCGGTACCGGGCGCCGGGCTCGCGCACGTGCCCGAGCAGGTCCTCGACCTGCCCGACGTGCCGCGCCGCGTCGCCGTCGTCGGTGCGGGCAACACCGGCGCACAGCTCGTGACGGTCTTCAGCGCCTTCGGCGCGGAGGTCAGCCTGCTCGACGTCGCCCCCGACATCCTCCCCGGCCAGGACGCGTCCATCGCCGAGGTCGTACGCGCCTCCTTCGACGCCGACGGCGTCGACGTGCGCACCGGCATCGAGACCGTCACCGGTCTGGAACGGCACGAGGACGGCATCCGCCTCGGCTGGCGCGACCGCGACGGCGAGAACAGCAGGGCCGTCGACGTCGTCGTCATGAGCACCGGCTGGCCCGCGGACACCGAGGGCCTCGGGCTGGACGCCGCCGGCGTCGAGACCGACGGCTCCGCGGTGCCGGTCGACGAGTACCTGCGGACCAACGTCGAGCACGTCTACGCCGCGGGCGACGCCAACCAGCAGGCGATGCTCGTGCAGGCCGCCCACGTCGAGGCCGAGGCCGCGGCGCGCAACGCCGTCCTCGGGCCCACCGCCCGCGCCCCGCACCACCTCATGCCCAGCGGCGGCTTCACCGACCCCGACTACGCGGGCGTCGGCCTCACCGAGCAGGCCGCCCGTGAGCGCGACCGCGAGGTCGTCGTCGCGACCGTCCGCTACGCCGACGTGGAGCGGCCGATCATCGACGACCGCGAGGAGGGCTTCCTCAAGCTCGTCGCCGACCGCCGGCGCGAGGTGCTGCTCGGCGCGCACGCGGCGGGCGAGGCCGCCGTCGAGGTCATCCAGTCGGTGACGACGGCCATGGCGGCGGGCGCCGACGTCGCGACGCTCACGCGCGTGGAGTTCGCCTACCCCACCTACAGCGCCGTCATCGGCGAGGCCGCCCGGGCCCTGCTCGCCCGGCCCTGA
- the mbhE gene encoding hydrogen gas-evolving membrane-bound hydrogenase subunit E yields MTLVVALLAMAAAACAAPWLARRLDRDAGYPLAAVFLGTGLLLTSSAPAVLAGDEVRFTAAWIPSLDVALQLRMDGLSLLFVVLVLGVGALVMAYCARYLSHSHEHGRLFTLLTLFATAMLGLVLADDLVVLFVFWELTTICSFLLIGGPGLKAARPATRALVTTGAGGLCLLGAVVLLGWIAGTTDMTAVLQQSDAVREHPLGAVAAVLVVLAAFTKSAQVPFHFWLPDAMVALTPVSAYLHAATLVKGGIYLLLRFSSPFAGAPGWTLALVTVGLATSVFGAVLALKQHDLKGLLAYSTVSQLGWIVTLIGVGTPTALAVAALHTFAHALFKATLFMLVGVIDREAGSRDIRELSGLYRVMPVTATLTGLAALSMAGLPPFLGFVSKEEAYYAFLELPAAWGWLVAGVAVVSAALTFAYGFRILYGAFGGRTLQRRLYEPGVLFLVPAAVPAVLGLLLGVLTSALNPLVNRTVRDTSLLDEDVVALTLWRGIDSPALWLSVLTVALGTALFVRRDPVDARLQRLDVRPHGADVLDRLYDGAIAFGDRVARPARTGLLAPHLLPVLVLVLLVGAAGAVGLDALTETPVPTTRPGDWVLVGLLAVTVPLLCLARSRLAAIGLLGAVGLVVGAWFAVLGAPDLALTQVLVEILTVVVAVLVLRRLPARFSRTSRRRGAGAAVVAVLAGLTAGAGTLALTGRRELSETGRWLLANGPEASGGTNVVNTVLVDFRGLDTMGEAAVLAMAAVGLLALLRADRADGDDERPVRRLAPGAGTGDRAVVLVAARLLGPVFLVLSLWLLWRGHYEPGGGFISALVAGAGVAVMRLPDRTVGRRAERRGTRARRLPDARVLVGAGLVVATVSGALGLLAGSYLRPIRTEVTVGPLSQSLTTSFLFDVGVYLCVVGIVVAAVDRLADGVSPALARGDGSGGTGGTGGTGGTGASGEVGGPHRVGPADAASGPDETGPPDPPDAPGTPGTRAPAGVTP; encoded by the coding sequence GTGACCCTGGTCGTCGCCCTGCTCGCCATGGCCGCTGCCGCCTGCGCCGCGCCGTGGCTGGCCCGTCGCCTGGACCGCGACGCGGGCTACCCGCTCGCCGCGGTGTTCCTCGGCACCGGCCTGCTGCTGACCTCCAGCGCCCCCGCCGTCCTGGCCGGCGACGAGGTCCGCTTCACCGCCGCGTGGATCCCCTCCCTCGACGTCGCGCTGCAGCTGCGCATGGACGGCCTCTCGCTGCTGTTCGTCGTGCTCGTGCTCGGTGTCGGCGCGCTCGTCATGGCCTACTGCGCCCGCTACCTCAGCCACAGCCACGAGCACGGCCGGCTGTTCACGCTCCTCACGCTGTTCGCGACGGCCATGCTCGGTCTCGTCCTCGCCGACGACCTCGTCGTGCTCTTCGTGTTCTGGGAGCTCACGACGATCTGCTCCTTCCTGCTCATCGGCGGACCCGGCCTGAAGGCGGCGAGGCCGGCGACGCGGGCGCTCGTCACGACCGGCGCCGGCGGCCTGTGCCTTCTCGGTGCGGTGGTGCTGCTCGGCTGGATCGCCGGCACCACCGACATGACGGCCGTGCTGCAGCAGAGCGACGCCGTGCGCGAGCACCCGCTCGGTGCGGTCGCGGCCGTGCTCGTCGTGCTCGCGGCGTTCACGAAGTCCGCCCAGGTGCCGTTCCACTTCTGGCTGCCCGATGCGATGGTCGCCCTCACCCCCGTCAGCGCGTACCTGCACGCCGCGACGCTGGTGAAGGGCGGCATCTACCTGCTGCTGCGCTTCTCCTCCCCGTTCGCGGGCGCGCCCGGCTGGACCCTCGCGCTGGTGACGGTCGGGCTGGCGACGAGCGTCTTCGGCGCCGTCCTCGCCCTCAAGCAGCACGACCTCAAGGGCCTGCTCGCGTACTCGACGGTGTCCCAGCTCGGCTGGATCGTCACGCTCATCGGCGTCGGCACCCCCACGGCCCTCGCGGTCGCCGCGCTGCACACCTTCGCGCACGCCCTGTTCAAGGCGACGCTGTTCATGCTCGTCGGGGTGATCGACCGGGAGGCCGGCTCGCGGGACATCCGGGAGCTGTCGGGGCTGTACCGGGTGATGCCGGTGACGGCGACGCTCACGGGCCTCGCCGCGCTGTCGATGGCCGGGCTGCCGCCGTTCCTCGGCTTCGTGTCGAAGGAGGAGGCGTACTACGCGTTCCTCGAGCTGCCGGCCGCGTGGGGCTGGCTGGTGGCCGGGGTCGCGGTCGTGTCGGCGGCCCTCACGTTCGCCTACGGCTTCCGCATCCTCTACGGCGCCTTCGGAGGTCGGACCCTGCAGCGGCGGCTCTACGAGCCGGGGGTGCTGTTCCTCGTGCCGGCCGCCGTCCCCGCCGTCCTCGGCCTCTTGCTCGGCGTCCTCACCTCCGCCCTGAACCCGCTCGTCAACCGGACCGTCCGGGACACCTCGCTGCTGGACGAGGACGTCGTCGCGCTCACGCTGTGGCGCGGCATCGACTCCCCCGCCCTGTGGCTGTCGGTCCTGACGGTCGCGCTCGGCACCGCGCTGTTCGTGCGGCGCGACCCGGTCGACGCGCGCCTGCAGCGTCTCGACGTCCGCCCGCACGGGGCGGACGTCCTCGACCGGCTCTACGACGGCGCGATCGCCTTCGGCGACCGGGTCGCCCGGCCCGCCCGGACCGGGCTGCTGGCGCCGCACCTGCTGCCGGTCCTCGTCCTCGTGCTCCTGGTGGGGGCGGCGGGCGCCGTCGGCCTCGACGCGCTGACCGAAACCCCGGTCCCGACGACCCGCCCCGGCGACTGGGTGCTCGTCGGGCTGCTCGCCGTGACGGTGCCGCTGCTGTGCCTCGCGCGCTCGCGGCTGGCCGCGATCGGGCTGCTCGGTGCCGTCGGGCTCGTGGTCGGGGCGTGGTTCGCCGTGCTCGGTGCCCCGGACCTCGCCCTCACCCAGGTCCTCGTCGAGATCCTCACCGTCGTCGTCGCCGTGCTCGTGCTGCGGCGGCTGCCCGCCCGGTTCTCGCGCACCTCGCGGCGCCGCGGCGCCGGCGCCGCGGTGGTCGCGGTCCTCGCCGGCCTCACCGCGGGGGCGGGCACCCTCGCCCTGACCGGCCGGCGCGAGCTGTCGGAGACCGGACGCTGGCTGCTGGCCAACGGCCCCGAGGCCAGCGGCGGGACGAACGTCGTCAACACCGTCCTCGTCGACTTCCGCGGGCTCGACACGATGGGCGAGGCGGCGGTCCTCGCGATGGCCGCGGTCGGGCTGCTCGCCCTGCTGCGAGCGGACCGCGCCGACGGTGACGACGAGCGTCCCGTGCGCCGCCTGGCCCCCGGCGCCGGGACGGGCGACCGCGCGGTCGTGCTGGTCGCGGCGCGGCTGCTCGGGCCCGTGTTCCTCGTGCTGTCGCTGTGGCTGCTGTGGCGCGGGCACTACGAGCCCGGCGGCGGCTTCATCTCCGCGCTCGTCGCCGGCGCCGGTGTCGCGGTCATGCGGCTGCCGGACCGGACCGTGGGCCGTCGCGCCGAGAGGCGCGGGACCCGCGCGCGACGGCTGCCCGACGCCCGGGTCCTCGTCGGCGCGGGCCTCGTGGTCGCGACCGTCTCGGGGGCCCTCGGCCTGCTCGCCGGCTCCTACCTGCGCCCGATCAGGACCGAGGTGACGGTGGGCCCCCTCAGCCAGTCGCTCACGACGTCCTTCCTCTTCGACGTCGGCGTCTACCTGTGCGTCGTCGGCATCGTCGTCGCCGCGGTCGACCGGCTCGCCGACGGCGTGAGCCCGGCCCTGGCACGGGGCGACGGGTCCGGCGGGACCGGCGGGACCGGCGGGACCGGCGGGACCGGCGCCTCGGGCGAGGTGGGCGGGCCGCACCGGGTGGGACCCGCGGACGCGGCGTCCGGACCGGACGAGACCGGCCCGCCCGACCCACCCGACGCGCCCGGGACACCCGGGACGCGCGCGCCCGCGGGGGTGACGCCGTGA
- a CDS encoding monovalent cation/H+ antiporter complex subunit F, whose translation MTSTLVLDVLLVVLALSLLPAVWRMLVGPTPSDRAMAADHGFFVLVAALALLAVRLPTPALLDVVLVATLVGFLATVTLARLVDRRRS comes from the coding sequence GTGACCTCGACCCTCGTGCTCGACGTGCTGCTCGTCGTGCTCGCCCTCAGCCTCCTGCCCGCCGTGTGGCGGATGCTCGTCGGGCCGACCCCGTCGGACCGCGCGATGGCCGCCGACCACGGCTTCTTCGTGCTCGTCGCGGCGCTCGCCCTCCTCGCCGTCCGGCTGCCGACCCCCGCCCTGCTAGACGTCGTGCTGGTCGCGACGCTCGTCGGCTTCCTCGCCACCGTCACGCTCGCCCGGCTCGTGGACCGGCGACGCTCGTGA
- a CDS encoding sodium:proton antiporter, with translation MSSAVMVALLVAGGTYLVLQRGLVRVTLGFVLLGHAANLVLLAAGGTGRREEPLLGTTDAALAADPLPQAFALTAIVITFGITVYLLALASSGGDPEADDPADAPGAAPVDDSADDPDEAPVDDPAASRTGAERGAGGRRGR, from the coding sequence GTGAGCTCCGCCGTCATGGTCGCCCTGCTGGTCGCGGGCGGCACGTACCTCGTCCTGCAGCGGGGGCTCGTCCGCGTGACGCTCGGCTTCGTCCTGCTCGGGCACGCCGCCAACCTCGTGCTCCTCGCCGCCGGCGGCACGGGCCGCCGCGAGGAGCCGCTGCTCGGCACGACCGACGCCGCGCTGGCGGCCGACCCGCTGCCGCAGGCCTTCGCCCTCACCGCCATCGTCATCACGTTCGGCATCACGGTGTACCTGCTCGCACTCGCCTCCAGCGGCGGCGACCCCGAGGCGGACGACCCCGCTGACGCGCCCGGCGCCGCGCCGGTCGACGACTCCGCCGACGACCCGGACGAGGCGCCGGTCGACGACCCGGCCGCGTCCCGGACCGGGGCCGAGCGAGGGGCGGGTGGTCGACGTGGGCGCTGA
- the mnhG gene encoding monovalent cation/H(+) antiporter subunit G, producing the protein MSALEGLAVAASVVGHVLVVLGVALVAVAALGLVRLPDPFSRLSAVTKSGVAGVCLVLLGVLGIHPSWSALATVVLAVALQLLTNPVGGFALGRAAYRSGAPLSSRTRYDELAGEASEDRTGDAPDRATPRRAPTLER; encoded by the coding sequence GTGAGCGCGCTGGAGGGCCTCGCCGTGGCCGCATCGGTCGTGGGGCACGTCCTCGTCGTGCTCGGCGTCGCGCTGGTCGCGGTCGCGGCGCTCGGTCTCGTGCGCCTGCCGGACCCCTTCAGCCGGCTGAGCGCCGTGACCAAGTCCGGGGTGGCGGGGGTCTGCCTCGTGCTGCTCGGCGTGCTGGGGATCCACCCGTCGTGGTCGGCGCTGGCGACGGTGGTGCTCGCGGTCGCGCTGCAGCTCCTCACCAACCCCGTCGGCGGCTTCGCGCTCGGCCGCGCCGCGTACCGCTCCGGCGCACCGCTGTCGTCGCGGACGCGCTACGACGAGCTGGCGGGCGAGGCGTCCGAGGACCGGACGGGCGACGCACCGGACCGGGCCACCCCCCGCCGGGCGCCTACCCTGGAGCGGTGA